tactcatcctgaagaacaacaagaaaatagggttagtttcggagcgaaaaaggctaccacgaaaaactataaactttctgagcgtaatcgctttcaagaaattagggattttctgagcgtagtcgcttccaagaaaatcttgattccaagaggggttttggattaaatcgaaacaatgatgtatgtggtcgattgttttcttctcaacaaattctaagtttggaggactctacaagctccaagcttggagtgagcacgaacccccacagttcggcctttttggtctcccctatgaagaagaaaggggggtagaataagggatgttggaagtccccgtgaaaagaagagaaaagtaataaaaacttcaaaaacgggaacttttagaaaagtttaccttaagaattgaccggaaaaagtgtccggaaagtcgccggaaaagtgtccgaaagtcgccggaaaagtgtcccgaaagtcgccggaaaagtgtccgaaaagtcgccggaaaagtgtccggaaaatcgccggaaaagtgtccggaaagtcgccggaaaagtgtccggaaagtcgccggaaaagttgtcggaaagtcgctcgacagatgtgtcgacagctgctcggcagcagctcggcagctgctgcgcaggtgctaggcaggctgctcggcaggtgctcggcagatggctcggcaggtgctcggcagctgctgcgcagggcctcggcagatgctcggcagctgctgcgcagggggtaggcaggggctcggcagctgctgcgcagggggtctgcagggggtaggcaggggctgtcggcagcactcggcaggggctcggcagcacttcggcaggggctcggcagcactcggcaggggctcggcagcacaCTGACAGCGGTTCAGAACTTCCGGCAGCCGGTTCGgcaggtttccggccggttctgggggttctgaaaccggttctgagcttctgggatcaagggctttgatatgtgataggatttgggggtttcttgTAAGGTTGGTAAAATGACCTAGTTCGGATCAAGAACTTTCACTACTCTAATCGATttcgattctaattctagagcgatttcgtgctgataacgtgtttcagagaaactgaagagtgaattggtgagtcttcttctcatattgagggggtttatatagggttacaaagtagtgtaaatttgccctacatacattagtatatttgctacacaatttctctacctctcaatgtgcattccatacaaaccacacattctccacttcttaagtgcatactccatgatatagacattttacctatttactacaacaccTTCCTCATTATTAAGGTTATCTTCCTTCTTCGACAAGACAGAGTTGCAAATCTTTGTTCCGCTTTCGTCCTTACTTTCACTGATGCACAAGTTATTCGAAGGTATAACATTAAATTATCGTGGATTTGTAAAGCATGGAGTCACTGGATTCTTTCTGTTTGTTGGAGACTTGGACTGTCCTCCGTCAGCCGCCTATGGCTGCGAGCCCATGACACATCGCATGACATATCGTTATTTGTCTATACCATCTAATCTTCCAAACTGTTATTaccaaaaagaacaaaacaaaatcttCCAAACTGTTGGTTGCACACTTGGATTGTTGGATGATAACGCCAATTCGAATTTTGCTTCCTCTAAAATAAACACCCATCTATCTTTTGACTACACCGTCGAATAAACTATTTCGATTTTCGACTACACTGTCGAACAAACTAGGACGACTGGATTAGTCCGACTGATTAACCAATCCAGTCATTCTATATCACAATCATATATTGGTCAGACTGACTAATGAAAAGGAACCCTAACTATAGGCATCGTAGGACCAATTCAGTCATTTTATATCAGAACCATATGTAAGCTGAAACTAATAAAGAATCGAGGGATTCACAACTGGCCATTAGCCTTGGATTAAGCTACCAGAGTCATATGCCTGATTTCATCTTCCTGAAAGTGATCCAGTAGACTTCTGCTGTATGAAGAAGCCTTGTTCTTCTAACCAGTGACACACTTTAAGCTCTTCCATCAACAGTTGGACAACACTAGTGCTTCGAGTACATACACTCCGTGTATATTAATGATAAATTTAGTTGAATGAGATTCACTCCTTAATTTGTAatcctttctttatttttttagttgaaATAGGAAAAGATTGCAAGTCAATGACCATGCCTATAGGAAGATTGATCCTTCTTCTTACATGGCCTACTGTGCTCAAATTTGAGATGTAGGAATTAGCAAATTTCATAAAAGCTCGAGTGTTTCCACTCAAGAGGATGGAGCAGGATTGATCACGTTTATTCATGAAACTGGGTACTGGTTGCTTTCTTTAAACAACAAGGTCACATAATTAAATCACATGAATTCCTCTCTGCACTCTTAAAAAGTGGGTAAGCAAAAAATATACATTCAACATCAACTGCAAAATAAGAATGAATAACTCGGCGCCCAACCTATTATGTGGGAAAAGAATAGATGGCATCTTTGAATTACTTATCCTATTTGGGCGTATTGAGAATTTATATACGAGGAAATGATATTACATAACGGAAAGCCACTGAAAAACCACAAGGCATGGCAATCCACCCTCTGAAGGACAGAAACTACCCAGATTACCGGATACAATTAGCTTGAATTCTGTTGAAAAGCAGTAAACGCAATGGCACATACCAGGCTTACAACAAGGTGTTTGCTACTTTATACTGTAAAAATCTTCCTCACCTTCTTTATGTTCCTCCGACAAATTGGACAAGTAGCCGCAGCTTCCGCTATCctgtaaaaattaaaacaaggAATTAATCATTAGCGTGGATTCTGTATGGTGCCAATGACTGCAATTCAAATAACAAGACAGTAAAGAAGTTGACTTGAAAATGATAAAAGACAGATCTTTGGCATAGGTTCAATGGTTTTGACAGAATTGGAATGCTGTGACAGACTAGATTTCTTGTTTCGCCTTAAAATTAGAGTTGGAAAAGTGTGAATTGTATTAAGTGCTTAAGCCAAACATATTAAGATCGGCCTCTACATCATGAATCAAAGAAATATCTGCAGATGGTTGGGAATTGAATAATACTTGGAATCATGTCAGCAAGGGGGCTTCAAATTGGACAAAATGAACTTACATCATCACATATTTCCCACTAAGAATATAGCTGAGAATGCAAAAACATATCTAAACAACCGtagtataaaaaaataattttgtttaaaAACAAGAAGTCAAAGTTGCCTTAAGTTCTCTTTAATACTAACTTGCCTCTATTAAGGTCTTTCACAAAACCTCTTGTGCAAAATATTTAATTCTTCATCCAAATATGATGCATGAAACACCATCTACTACAATTTTTCAAAGCATGTCCCAAAGTGGAACTAGGCGTGTACTAATGGGCAACTGGCCTCATTGACTGTATTAAGAAGTATGTGGACTTGTTGCAGGGATAAACATAGAGCTTCAAAATTAGATATGACATATAGAAATAGCATAAAAGAATACCTTGTTGCGCATTCAAAACAAGCCACACAGTGCCCGCATGGGAGGAAAAAGCAGTCCCTAGGAGCATCAAAACAAATTGCACAAAGCCGACGAGTATTGTTACTTTCACCATCTCTAAGTGACTTTCCATCAAGAGAACCTGCTGCCATAAGTTCGTCAAGATCCCCCTCATCGTTCGAGGCAGAATCATAAGATGAACCCCAACTTGATTGATCATCATCTTTGTATGAAAGCAACGGGGCTCTTTCTGGTCTGAACTCCTCATGCTGTACTCTTATTCCATCTTCATTGTTACAGCGGAACTTGTTCAAGAAGTTGAAGGCCAATAACATAAGTATAGTCATCGCTCCTGCAGGTCAGAAAAATAAATTTGGTAAAAAGACTAACATATGAAGGGTCCAatatgagaatatatatatatatgtgtgtgtgtgtgtgtgtgtgtaggagAATGAGCCTACCTATACCAATAATATATGTGGCCCATCTTGGTCCATATGACAGTTTTACATACTGGTTGTCTATACCCTGGGAGAACCAAAACAAATGTAAAAGCAAAAGGTAAGAACCTACTGAATAAAAGTTTTCCGTGGTTACATCTTTCTTTTTGATAGTCAACTAAATTACAGCCTTACCTGATCTGGACCAGGAGATGTTAGCACACCAACATTTCCACTGGGAAACGAAATTTTCAAACTGCAGGACGTTTCTGTGAAGGTACACTTGTAATAAGCTTCACTTGTATCATACAACAAAGCATTCACCGTGAAGTTTAATTGCACCTGTTCAATGTAAAGATGATTCCAAGTGAGTAAGTGTAAATATGTGAAGAGATACCACCACAGTCCCTACGGTGAAAAATGACAGATAATAGCattatgaagagagagaaaaggggatCCTTATGTGAAAGTATTCTTGAGGCCCTTATATCATCTTGAAACTAAAGTTCATTAAATCAGGACATAGTCAAAATACTGTTCTGCACTCTTACTCTTACTCTTACCCAACCTCTAATGGCTTATCTTCACTAACTAGTGTAAACATCCCCAAAGTAACATCTACAAGtaaattatttatttcaaaCACTCATGAATATTATGAGTACTATTCCCAAAAATATTATTTAGTTAGATGAGCACTGACCTTACAAAATTATGAATGGAAAGTGTTAATGCATTGAAATTCGCAAGTCATAGTCATTTTACACAATTACCTCCACATCCTCATAGTTCAGGTTACCCACAGAAATATAGTAATTATCAGACGTTGATATGTCCTGCAGAATCTTGCCACTTCCTGTGAAGAAGCAGTTGCCAACATCAGTTTAGTACTAATAacttacaaaaaataaaaaatcatattcACCCCTACAGTCTCACCATGAACGAGGTTCCACGACAATGTAGTATTAGGATATGTTGGCTCTTCAAGCCACTGAGCAAGGCCTTCTTTACCTGCAATTTGATAGCTTCAGAATGCTATTGAGGTTCAATGCACATTGCAATCAGTTAAAACGAAAGCATGAAAAACTGCAGAGAGGAATTTCCATTATGTGCAAAGAAATGAAGCTAAAGGACGAAGAAACGCAGAGACATGCGCCAAGAATAATTGGTCCAACTGATTATGATGCAGTTTGTGGTTACTCATATGACTTGCTATGTACAGAATGGCACTTATGAGTATGGGTATAATCCATCATTTTGAGTAGAGGAAATGACTGCAAAAGCAGCCACCACCAAACTAAACAGTTTGTATTCCATTTGCCTTAATGGCTCTATTCGTTTCatgtaaaaaatatatataataaatgtCCATTCCTGTAATGGTAAAGATGAAGTATAGCATGGatatttctaaaattgagaacaaGCTACAACTTtagaaaggaaaatgaaaatgtaAGTACgtaccttcagcaattataaGAAAAATAGACGTGCTGGGAGAGGAAACGCTGTACGATATACTTATTTGAGACCCCTTATTTAGGTAATATATCCACTCCTGAAGAATAATGGAAGAGTCAATCATCCAATCCTAATCTACAACAACTAGAAATTCAAAATACTTCAAAATTACtgtcagaaaagaaaagattacaTTCCACAGAAAGCAAACTTGCCTTATGAGAATCAGCTGGAACAGAGGCACTGTGTGTTTCTGACCAAGTCGTCACACTATTAAGCGGTGGAACACTATAGAAACCATATAGCACAGGCCCAGGGTTTGATACATTCAGCTCTTCCACCTAGTATAAACCAACCAATTAACCCACTTAGATAACCACAGAGCACTAAATGCAACCAGTAAAATGGAAATTTGGTACAGTTAGTCCCAAAACTACCTTTATAGACTGCACAAATATGGAGTTAGGTTGCAGAAGAGTCGAAGTATTAGGGCCAAGCTCTAAGGTCTCAGACCCGTACACTCCCAGAATCAAAGTCATAGATACTGCCACATTCAATTGGCATCAAAATCACTAACAATTTGcagtaaattttcaaaaaataaaaaaaataaaattggaaTCAGTACAAACCAAAGAACCAGAAGGTGAGGAGGACGATGATGCAGGACCACGTGTCATCTCTAATCACAGACGCGGTCTCATCGAATCCCGATAAGCCGACTCTGTAAGAAGTTCCGATTTCGTTGACCTGCGGCTCCGGATGCCGGaaattgtggtggtggtggtactGATTGTGATCGTCCTCCTCTTCGCGGACCTGCGAAGTGCTGGAAGACGAGGCGCCGGCGCCGGAAGTAGTAGTGTCCCTATGGATGACAGCATCagtagaagaagatggagaagcagaggaggaagacgaagaagaagtcTGAGGCTCTTCCATTTCGAAATAGAAACTTAGTTtgagagaaaccctaaccctagaccAGGGCTGAAGGTAACGCACCTGAAAGAGTCTGGGGACGAAGGTCCATGGAGACTTGGAGAGGGCGGGTGAGTAACCGATCAGGACTCCCACCGATAAGTCTTCTATGGGAATGGTAGTTAGCCACTTCGCCAAGAGTGGCAGTTTCTTCTATTTTATGTACCTGTATCTTCCAGCTAATAGGATTACGCCGCGTGGAGGGCAGTAGGggaattctatttttttttctcactcttATCTCAAGAGATTCTAATTCATTTTAGATTCTCTACACCCAAACATTCCAAAAAGAGgatgtcaaaaaaaaatatatatatatatatatatgtatatatctttTTTCAACATCTCTAATTTTTTCACAACACCTCCACATTTCAACACTCAGTCCACACCTCATGCCTACACACTGAGAAGATCTTAGGTAGGGCTGCCAACGTGGTGGGGCAATGCGGCCCTCCGATTACCCCATAGTATGGGGTATTTTGAATATTTTACCTTGCAAATTGAGGACAATTTTGAaacaagaattttttttctttagttttgatTGGTGGGCCGCACTGCCCT
Above is a genomic segment from Rosa chinensis cultivar Old Blush chromosome 3, RchiOBHm-V2, whole genome shotgun sequence containing:
- the LOC112193329 gene encoding E3 ubiquitin-protein ligase APD2 isoform X1, which encodes MEEPQTSSSSSSSASPSSSTDAVIHRDTTTSGAGASSSSTSQVREEEDDHNQYHHHHNFRHPEPQVNEIGTSYRVGLSGFDETASVIRDDTWSCIIVLLTFWFFVSMTLILGVYGSETLELGPNTSTLLQPNSIFVQSIKVEELNVSNPGPVLYGFYSVPPLNSVTTWSETHSASVPADSHKEWIYYLNKGSQISISYSVSSPSTSIFLIIAEGKEGLAQWLEEPTYPNTTLSWNLVHGSGKILQDISTSDNYYISVGNLNYEDVEVQLNFTVNALLYDTSEAYYKCTFTETSCSLKISFPSGNVGVLTSPGPDQGIDNQYVKLSYGPRWATYIIGIGAMTILMLLAFNFLNKFRCNNEDGIRVQHEEFRPERAPLLSYKDDDQSSWGSSYDSASNDEGDLDELMAAGSLDGKSLRDGESNNTRRLCAICFDAPRDCFFLPCGHCVACFECATRIAEAAATCPICRRNIKKVRKIFTV
- the LOC112193329 gene encoding E3 ubiquitin-protein ligase APD2 isoform X2, with amino-acid sequence MTLILGVYGSETLELGPNTSTLLQPNSIFVQSIKVEELNVSNPGPVLYGFYSVPPLNSVTTWSETHSASVPADSHKEWIYYLNKGSQISISYSVSSPSTSIFLIIAEGKEGLAQWLEEPTYPNTTLSWNLVHGSGKILQDISTSDNYYISVGNLNYEDVEVQLNFTVNALLYDTSEAYYKCTFTETSCSLKISFPSGNVGVLTSPGPDQGIDNQYVKLSYGPRWATYIIGIGAMTILMLLAFNFLNKFRCNNEDGIRVQHEEFRPERAPLLSYKDDDQSSWGSSYDSASNDEGDLDELMAAGSLDGKSLRDGESNNTRRLCAICFDAPRDCFFLPCGHCVACFECATRIAEAAATCPICRRNIKKVRKIFTV